A genomic window from Populus alba chromosome 19, ASM523922v2, whole genome shotgun sequence includes:
- the LOC118029534 gene encoding uncharacterized protein, with translation MSSASKAWLVAAAIGGVEALKDQGFCRWNYTLRSLHHHAKNHVRSASQAKKLSSSSSAMISNIVKEEKAKQSEESLRKVMYLSCWGPN, from the coding sequence atgagttcAGCGAGTAAAGCTTGGTTGGTTGCCGCTGCTATCGGAGGTGTTGAGGCGTTGAAAGATCAAGGGTTCTGTAGGTGGAACTACACCTTGAGATCCCTACACCACCATGCCAAGAACCATGTCAGATCAGCCTCTCAGGCCAAGAAGCTTTCTTCTTCATCCTCAGCCATGATCTCAAATATAGTCAAGGAAGAGAAGGCAAAACAGTCAGAGGAGTCTTTAAGAAAAGTCATGTACTTGAGTTGTTGGGGTCCAAACTAA